From the Brassica napus cultivar Da-Ae unplaced genomic scaffold, Da-Ae ScsIHWf_3088;HRSCAF=3902, whole genome shotgun sequence genome, one window contains:
- the LOC125603097 gene encoding serine/threonine-protein kinase UCNL-like — translation MESSPSSPPSSPGILNLDSIRALKILGQGATGTVFLAHDVVSVSPSSSSFAVKLVHKSSASSLRRARWEIEVLRRLSVETNQNPFLPRLLASFESPEFFVWAVPYCSGGDLNVLLRRQNDGVFSSSVIRFYVAEIVCALEHLHSMGIAYRDLKPENILIQQSGHVTLTDFDLSRSLKKPTRPEFFQPDPELCTDPIKSRSFSRWVSPAKSESKKTRSARVNPITRRKTSFSSGERSNSFVGTDEYVSPEVIRGDGHDFAVDWWALGVLTYEMMYGETPFKGKSKKETFRNVLVKEPEFAGKPNDLTDLIRRLLVKDSSRRLGSRRGAAEIKEHSFFAGVRWHLLTEVLRPPFIPLRDDGELTVGGFDIREHLEKLRMTVSSALPSPLQSPSHVCRNSDSFIDF, via the coding sequence ATGGAGTCATCGCCGTCGTCCCCACCTTCATCGCCTGGGATTCTCAACCTCGACTCTATCAGAGCTCTTAAAATCCTCGGACAAGGCGCCACCGGAACTGTCTTCCTCGCACATGACGTTGTTTCTGTctccccttcttcttcttccttcgccGTCAAGCTTGTCCACAAATCGTCAGCCTCCTCTCTCCGCCGTGCACGGTGGGAAATCGAGGTCCTCCGTCGTCTCTCCGTTGAAACGAACCAAAACCCGTTTCTCCCTCGTCTCTTAGCTTCCTTCGAGTCACCGGAATTTTTCGTATGGGCTGTCCCGTATTGCTCCGGCGGCGATCTCAACGTCCTTCTTCGCCGTCAAAACGACGGCGTTTTTAGCTCCTCTGTTATTAGATTCTACGTGGCTGAGATCGTCTGTGCGCTTGAGCATCTTCATTCCATGGGGATCGCTTACAGAGACTTGAAACCAGAGAACATATTGATTCAGCAATCCGGTCACGTTACACTCACCGACTTCGACCTTTCTCGGAGCCTCAAGAAGCCCACCCGACCCGAATTCTTTCAACCCGACCCGGAATTGTGCACCGATCCTATAAAAAGTCGGAGCTTTTCTCGCTGGGTCTCGCCGGCGAAGTCAGAAAGCAAGAAAACGAGATCCGCTCGGGTCAACCCGATTACTCGCCGGAAAACCAGTTTTTCCTCCGGCGAACGTTCAAATTCCTTCGTCGGAACTGATGAGTACGTCTCGCCGGAGGTAATTCGCGGCGACGGTCACGACTTCGCCGTCGATTGGTGGGCTCTCGGTGTTCTGACGTACGAGATGATGTACGGAGAGACGCCGTTCAAAGGGAAGAGCAAGAAGGAGACTTTTCGAAATGTGCTGGTTAAAGAACCTGAGTTCGCCGGAAAACCAAATGATCTCACGGATCTTATCCGGCGGCTGCTTGTGAAAGACTCGAGTAGGCGGTTAGGCAGCCGCCGTGGCGCAGCGGAGATAAAGGAGCATTCTTTTTTCGCGGGTGTGAGGTGGCATTTGTTAACGGAAGTGTTACGACCTCCGTTTATTCCGTTGAGAGATGACGGGGAATTAACGGTTGGTGGGTTTGATATAAGGGAACATTTGGAGAAACTGAGGATGACGGTGTCATCAGCTCTTCCGTCACCGTTACAATCTCCTTCGCACGTGTGTCGTAACAGCGATTCGTTCATTGATTTCTGA